From one Parambassis ranga chromosome 5, fParRan2.1, whole genome shotgun sequence genomic stretch:
- the LOC114436719 gene encoding protein S100-B-like, protein MQASKNSMSDLETSMVTIIQAFHKYSGHNCKLKKAELKALINNEMNHFIMKIQENETLDELFSDLDQNGDLEIDFKEFIALIAMVTSACHELFIPNHEN, encoded by the exons ATGCAG GCCTCAAAGAACAGCATGTCTGACCTGGAGACCAGCATGGTCACTATCATTCAAGCTTTCCACAAATACTCGGGTCATAACTGTAAACTGAAGAAAGCAGAGCTTAAAGCGCTCATCAACAATGAGATGAATCACTTCATAATG AAAATCCAAGAGAATGAAACTCTGGATGAGCTCTTCTCTGACCTCGACCAGAATGGAGACCTGGAGATCGACTTCAAAGAGTTCATAGCCCTCATCGCGATGGTTACCTCAGCGTGCCATGAACTCTTCATCCCTAACCATGAAAATTAG
- the sys1 gene encoding protein SYS1 homolog, with protein sequence MASHFRSYIWDPVLIVCQIVLMQCIYYSFLGLWLAGVDSLVQSNRSLDQIFSYEVLGFATLQGRLSMMAFILNSLTCAVGLWFFIRRGKQCLDFTVTVHFFHMIGCWIYNAHLPAALSWWLVNVACMALMAVIGEYLCMRTELRAIPVNSGPKSNL encoded by the exons ATGGCCAGTCACTTCCGCAGCTATATCTGGGACCCGGTCCTCATTGTGTGTCAGATTGTGCTGATGCAGTGCATTTACTATAGTTTTTTGGGCCTTTGGTTAGCTGGAGTGGACAGCCTTGTACAGAGTAATCGGTCACTAGATCAGATCTTCAGCTATGAA GTTCTTGGTTTTGCAACCTTGCAAGGCAGACTCTCAATGATGGCATTCATCTTAAATTCTCTTACCTG TGCCGTGGGTCTGTGGTTCTTCATCCGCAGAGGGAAACAGTGCCTGGACTTCACAGTCACTGTGCATTTCTTCCATATGATCGGCTGCTGGATCTACAACGCTCATCTCCCAGCTGCTTTGTCCTGGTGGCTCGTTAATGTGGCCTGCATGGCACTGATGGCTGTTATTGGAGAGTACTTGTGCATGCGGACTGAGCTCAGAGCAATTCCAGTCAATAGTGGACCCAAGTCTAACCTGTGA
- the LOC114436010 gene encoding translocon-associated protein subunit alpha-like, whose translation MFQFGPKLLLLFLLAFPCGLISIGHVSADSAEDTAEDLDAAVDEEEDEEEVLVDEDQMQTSEGDEDESDEASDKQLTSHPDADTTILFMTGEEFPANEIVRFLVGFTNKGSQDFTAQSLEASFRYPQDFQFYIQNFTALPLNTVVQPQAQASFEYSFIPAQPMAGRPFGLVILLNYLDAEGTTFQTAIYNQTVTITEREEGLDGETIFMYVFLVGLVALLLFGMYQVLDSRTKRRIPVKIEKGTGGISDVDISWIPQETLNVMNKASPKTSPKTSPRKRTKRAAGVDQ comes from the exons ATGTTCCAGTTCGGACCAAAACTCTTGCTGCTTTTCCTGCTGGCCTTCCCCTGCGGGTTAATATCAATCG GCCACGTGTCTGCAGACTCTGCCGAGGATACAGCTGAGGACCTGGATGCTGCAgtagatgaggaggaagatgaagaagaggtgcTTGTGGACGAGGATCAGATGCAGACTTCG GAAGGAGATGAAGATGAGTCAGATGAAGCTTCCGATAAGCAGTTAACTTCTCACCCCGACGCTGACACGACCATCCTCTTTATGACAGGAGAAG AGTTCCCTGCTAATGAAATCGTGAGGTTCCTGGTGGGTTTCACCAACAAGGGGAGTCAGGATTTCACCGCTCAGTCACTGGAGGCGTCTTTCCGTTACCCACAGGACTTCCAGTTCTACATTCAGAAT ttcACAGCTCTGCCCCTGAACACTGTAGTCCAGCCCCAGGCTCAGGCCTCCTTCGAGTACTCTTTCATCCCAGCACAGCCCATGGCAGGCCGTCCATTCGGTCTGGTTATCCTCCTCAACTATTTGGAtgctgag GGCACCACTTTCCAGACAGCCATCTACAACCAGACTGTCACCATTACTGAGCGTGAAGAGGGACTGGATGGAGAAAC AAtcttcatgtatgtgttcctggtTGGACTCGTGGCCCTGCTGCTCTTCGGGATGTACCAGGTCCTGGATTCGAGGACG aAAAGGAGAATTCCTGTTAAAATAGAGAAGGGCACTGGTGGGATAAGTGACGTGGACATCAGCTGGATTCCTCAGGAGACTCTCAATGTCATGA ACAAAGCTTCTCCTAAGACATCCCCTAAGACATCCCCACGGAAACGAACGAAGAGGGCAGCCGGTGTTGATCAGTAG
- the LOC114436718 gene encoding acyl-coenzyme A amino acid N-acyltransferase 1-like isoform X2 yields MLRAHTTVTKIWQHIDKKMIPSISVHRKLPRLQCAVVRWKSRQAPLLMAAPVRALIDDQISIKGRFLPPRCPVTVHAQMHSEDGDVWEAFAHYNTDASGTVSLTTDHSVGGSYLGCEPMGLFWGLQPAPGEREGLRLRKKNVEAPYTVHISLLEGHVSPSEGQTTRLATVTTERWYMAPGVKRIEIRQDGVVGTLFLPPGPGPFPAILDLWGMGGGLVEYRSALFASRGYASLSLAYFGHKELPGPLNRINVGDSYFKSAFHLLQAHSQVCTDRIGIFGLSFGVYLSLRIGIHLGVTPSCLICINGPVGSTSKLSDPDGKTKQFKSEQTNWTFDDQGYVSFRKVSLPSNLFNGSLVKTENLTCPLMYIVGEDDQSASSKENADLIEETLRSVGKSHLFTRLSYPGAGHLIEPPYSPNSRASLWSVKPKKLVTLWGGHLAPHAAAQEDSWRKILEFLESNLRV; encoded by the exons ATGCTCAGAGCACATACAACTGTGACAAAAATATGGCAGCACATAGATAAGAAGATGATACCAAGCATCAGTGTGCACAGGAAGCTGCCAAGATTGCAGTGTGCTGTGG TTCGGTGGAAGAGCAGACAAGCTCCTCTGTTGATGGCCGCTCCTGTCCGTGCCCTCATAGACGACCAGATCAGCATTAAAGGGCGTTTCCTGCCTCCACGCTGTCCTGTCACAGTGCATGCTCAGATGCACAGTGAAGATGGTGACGTGTGGGAAGCATTTGCTCATTATAATACAGATGCTAGTGGCACTGTCAGCT TGACTACAGATCATTCGGTCGGAGGATCTTATCTGGGCTGCGAGCCGATGGGTCTGTTCTGGGGACTACAGCCGGCTCCTGGAGAAAGAGAAGGTTTGAG GTTGCGAAAGAAAAACGTAGAGGCTCCGTACACAGTGCACATCTCCTTACTGGAAGGTCACGTTTCACCAAGTGAAGGACAGACTACTAGGCTGGCAACTGTAACCACTGAACGCTGGTACATGGCACCAGGAGTGAAGAGAATCGAGATTCGTCAAGATGGGGTTGTAGGGACATTATTCTTACCCCCTG GCCCAGGCCCATTTCCAGCCATCCTGGATCTGTGGGGAATGGGTGGAGGACTGGTGGAGTACCGCTCTGCCCTGTTTGCATCCAGGGGCTATGCTAGTCTTTCTTTGGCCTACTTTGGCCACAAAGAATTACCAGGCCCTCTAAACCGCATCAATGTTGGTGATTCATATTTCAAG TCAGCATTCCATCTGCTTCAAGCTCACAGTCAGGTCTGTACTGACAGGATCGGGATCTTTGGACTCTCCTTTGGAGTCTACCTGTCTCTTCGTATTGGGATTCATCTTGGTGTTACT CCATCCTGTTTGATTTGTATCAACGGCCCTGTGGGAAGTACGAGCAAGCTCTCAGATCCAGATGGAAAGACTAAACAGTTTAAAAG TGAACAGACAAATTGGACATTTGATGATCAAGGCTATGTCAGCTTCAGAAAGGTCTCCTTACCCTCTAATCTTTTCAATGGGAGCCTAGTGAAG acagaGAACCTTACCTGCCCGCTGATGTATATAGTGGGCGAAGATGACCAGAGTGCTTCCAGCAAAGAGAATGCAGATCTG ATTGAGGAGACACTCAGGTCTGTAGGTAAATCCCACCTGTTCACCCGTTTGTCGTATCCCGGCGCTGGTCACCTGATAGAGCCGCCTTACTCACCGAATTCCAGAGCATCTCTGTGGAGCGTCAAACCGAAGAAAT TGGTCACTCTGTGGGGAGGTCACCTCGCTCCACATGCTGCTGCCCAGGAAGATTCCTGGAGGAAAATCCTGGAGTTTTTGGAAAGCAACCTGAGAGTGTAA
- the LOC114435491 gene encoding neuritin-like produces MGFFMSTKIGGILAFALVLLSLSMSGDSADVKCENIYKDFSECVLELGESMDNYQENVTSERGVAAVCSHWEAFHTCALTALSDCQEEVSSIWETLRQDSRKIRFQGSLFDLCSPSSAPCIGSALAALILPVVLAMTAADWGSV; encoded by the exons ATGGGATTTTTCATGTCGACGAAGATCGGAGGGATTCTTGCGTTTGCTCTGG TGCTCCTGTCCCTCTCGATGTCAGGAGACTCTGCAGATGTAAAGTGTGAGAACATTTATAAGGACTTTTCTGAATGTGTCCTGGAGCTGGGAGAAAGCATGGACAACTACCAGGAGAACGTGACCAGTGAGAGGGGAGTGGCTGCCGTCTGCAG CCACTGGGAAGCTTTCCACACATGTGCCCTCACAGCGCTGTCCGACTGTCAAGAGGAAGTCAGCTCCATCTGGGAAACTCTGAGGCAAGACTCCAGAAAGATACGCTTCCAGGGAAGTCTGTTTGACCTGTGCAGCCCCAGCTCCGCTCCATGCATAGGCTCAGCCCTCGCTGCCCTTATCCTGCCAGTGGTGCTGGCCATGACTGCAGCTGACTGGGGCTCTGTATAG
- the LOC114436718 gene encoding bile acid-CoA:amino acid N-acyltransferase-like isoform X3, with translation MALIHVQVTYTMSTCGPPITDAGQTRWPPPFFSSEDAALLPGFPKQSFPPPKAILKTSSGSEREHFCCLTLLSLTCFAASLAMCFNVFTVNLTLTVCKHGFMFPLCLLVSSKVTTDHSVGGSYLGCEPMGLFWGLQPAPGEREGLRLRKKNVEAPYTVHISLLEGHVSPSEGQTTRLATVTTERWYMAPGVKRIEIRQDGVVGTLFLPPGPGPFPAILDLWGMGGGLVEYRSALFASRGYASLSLAYFGHKELPGPLNRINVGDSYFKSAFHLLQAHSQPSCLICINGPVGSTSKLSDPDGKTKQFKSEQTNWTFDDQGYVSFRKVSLPSNLFNGSLVKTENLTCPLMYIVGEDDQSASSKENADLIEETLRSVGKSHLFTRLSYPGAGHLIEPPYSPNSRASLWSVKPKKLVTLWGGHLAPHAAAQEDSWRKILEFLESNLRV, from the exons ATGGCATTAATTCATGTTCAGGTCACTTATACCATGTCCACTTGTGGCCCCCCCATCACAGATGCTGGCCAAACCAGATGGCCCCCTCCTTTTTTTAGTTCAGAGGATGCTGCGCTGTTGCCAGGATTTCCAAAACAAAGTTTCCCACCTCCTAAAGCAATCCTTAAAACAAGTTCAGGCTCAGAGAGagaacatttctgttgtttaacTTTACTTTCTCTAACATGTTTTGCTGCCTCTTTGGccatgtgttttaatgtatttaCAGTGAACCtcactttgacagtgtgcaAGCATGGTTTCATGTTTCCACTCTGCCTTCTTGTCTCCTCTAAAGTGACTACAGATCATTCGGTCGGAGGATCTTATCTGGGCTGCGAGCCGATGGGTCTGTTCTGGGGACTACAGCCGGCTCCTGGAGAAAGAGAAGGTTTGAG GTTGCGAAAGAAAAACGTAGAGGCTCCGTACACAGTGCACATCTCCTTACTGGAAGGTCACGTTTCACCAAGTGAAGGACAGACTACTAGGCTGGCAACTGTAACCACTGAACGCTGGTACATGGCACCAGGAGTGAAGAGAATCGAGATTCGTCAAGATGGGGTTGTAGGGACATTATTCTTACCCCCTG GCCCAGGCCCATTTCCAGCCATCCTGGATCTGTGGGGAATGGGTGGAGGACTGGTGGAGTACCGCTCTGCCCTGTTTGCATCCAGGGGCTATGCTAGTCTTTCTTTGGCCTACTTTGGCCACAAAGAATTACCAGGCCCTCTAAACCGCATCAATGTTGGTGATTCATATTTCAAG TCAGCATTCCATCTGCTTCAAGCTCACAGTCAG CCATCCTGTTTGATTTGTATCAACGGCCCTGTGGGAAGTACGAGCAAGCTCTCAGATCCAGATGGAAAGACTAAACAGTTTAAAAG TGAACAGACAAATTGGACATTTGATGATCAAGGCTATGTCAGCTTCAGAAAGGTCTCCTTACCCTCTAATCTTTTCAATGGGAGCCTAGTGAAG acagaGAACCTTACCTGCCCGCTGATGTATATAGTGGGCGAAGATGACCAGAGTGCTTCCAGCAAAGAGAATGCAGATCTG ATTGAGGAGACACTCAGGTCTGTAGGTAAATCCCACCTGTTCACCCGTTTGTCGTATCCCGGCGCTGGTCACCTGATAGAGCCGCCTTACTCACCGAATTCCAGAGCATCTCTGTGGAGCGTCAAACCGAAGAAAT TGGTCACTCTGTGGGGAGGTCACCTCGCTCCACATGCTGCTGCCCAGGAAGATTCCTGGAGGAAAATCCTGGAGTTTTTGGAAAGCAACCTGAGAGTGTAA
- the LOC114436718 gene encoding bile acid-CoA:amino acid N-acyltransferase-like isoform X1 produces the protein MALIHVQVTYTMSTCGPPITDAGQTRWPPPFFSSEDAALLPGFPKQSFPPPKAILKTSSGSEREHFCCLTLLSLTCFAASLAMCFNVFTVNLTLTVCKHGFMFPLCLLVSSKVTTDHSVGGSYLGCEPMGLFWGLQPAPGEREGLRLRKKNVEAPYTVHISLLEGHVSPSEGQTTRLATVTTERWYMAPGVKRIEIRQDGVVGTLFLPPGPGPFPAILDLWGMGGGLVEYRSALFASRGYASLSLAYFGHKELPGPLNRINVGDSYFKSAFHLLQAHSQVCTDRIGIFGLSFGVYLSLRIGIHLGVTPSCLICINGPVGSTSKLSDPDGKTKQFKSEQTNWTFDDQGYVSFRKVSLPSNLFNGSLVKTENLTCPLMYIVGEDDQSASSKENADLIEETLRSVGKSHLFTRLSYPGAGHLIEPPYSPNSRASLWSVKPKKLVTLWGGHLAPHAAAQEDSWRKILEFLESNLRV, from the exons ATGGCATTAATTCATGTTCAGGTCACTTATACCATGTCCACTTGTGGCCCCCCCATCACAGATGCTGGCCAAACCAGATGGCCCCCTCCTTTTTTTAGTTCAGAGGATGCTGCGCTGTTGCCAGGATTTCCAAAACAAAGTTTCCCACCTCCTAAAGCAATCCTTAAAACAAGTTCAGGCTCAGAGAGagaacatttctgttgtttaacTTTACTTTCTCTAACATGTTTTGCTGCCTCTTTGGccatgtgttttaatgtatttaCAGTGAACCtcactttgacagtgtgcaAGCATGGTTTCATGTTTCCACTCTGCCTTCTTGTCTCCTCTAAAGTGACTACAGATCATTCGGTCGGAGGATCTTATCTGGGCTGCGAGCCGATGGGTCTGTTCTGGGGACTACAGCCGGCTCCTGGAGAAAGAGAAGGTTTGAG GTTGCGAAAGAAAAACGTAGAGGCTCCGTACACAGTGCACATCTCCTTACTGGAAGGTCACGTTTCACCAAGTGAAGGACAGACTACTAGGCTGGCAACTGTAACCACTGAACGCTGGTACATGGCACCAGGAGTGAAGAGAATCGAGATTCGTCAAGATGGGGTTGTAGGGACATTATTCTTACCCCCTG GCCCAGGCCCATTTCCAGCCATCCTGGATCTGTGGGGAATGGGTGGAGGACTGGTGGAGTACCGCTCTGCCCTGTTTGCATCCAGGGGCTATGCTAGTCTTTCTTTGGCCTACTTTGGCCACAAAGAATTACCAGGCCCTCTAAACCGCATCAATGTTGGTGATTCATATTTCAAG TCAGCATTCCATCTGCTTCAAGCTCACAGTCAGGTCTGTACTGACAGGATCGGGATCTTTGGACTCTCCTTTGGAGTCTACCTGTCTCTTCGTATTGGGATTCATCTTGGTGTTACT CCATCCTGTTTGATTTGTATCAACGGCCCTGTGGGAAGTACGAGCAAGCTCTCAGATCCAGATGGAAAGACTAAACAGTTTAAAAG TGAACAGACAAATTGGACATTTGATGATCAAGGCTATGTCAGCTTCAGAAAGGTCTCCTTACCCTCTAATCTTTTCAATGGGAGCCTAGTGAAG acagaGAACCTTACCTGCCCGCTGATGTATATAGTGGGCGAAGATGACCAGAGTGCTTCCAGCAAAGAGAATGCAGATCTG ATTGAGGAGACACTCAGGTCTGTAGGTAAATCCCACCTGTTCACCCGTTTGTCGTATCCCGGCGCTGGTCACCTGATAGAGCCGCCTTACTCACCGAATTCCAGAGCATCTCTGTGGAGCGTCAAACCGAAGAAAT TGGTCACTCTGTGGGGAGGTCACCTCGCTCCACATGCTGCTGCCCAGGAAGATTCCTGGAGGAAAATCCTGGAGTTTTTGGAAAGCAACCTGAGAGTGTAA